A single region of the Epinephelus fuscoguttatus linkage group LG14, E.fuscoguttatus.final_Chr_v1 genome encodes:
- the si:ch211-67f13.7 gene encoding zona pellucida sperm-binding protein 3, which yields MKTKWHLYILWSVVSLGLLSCAVDTYESPFSRRKKVFKLGTPKSKPIKQSPTGDRKSSQRLPASISTLSHLGARALRPGDHETKIQSDFAYLQDVSVTCSTSDFVVRVKPAFYGLGADAEELKLGSSCKSNGVLRPYGDLLFMYPLTACDVVRGAPRGYLLYKFVLHYEPSPKRFPSRAHRINVDIECRYPRNNHVYQLTVQPTWETAVVRKRLKGSPSDFQMELMDDSWSRPAQSQVYQLGKTINFQVFAPHLPTGGKLYINTCYATPSSGFKSSLKYSIIDNFGCMLDSKRDPGASQFISRTDKTLRFSLKAFQFTSDPDTEVSIHCRLFVTSEDPGPAHKSCTYRGNRWTALTGDDSVCKCCDSQCVTSKNRKAMMEGSVSSGSLLVSDQPYAAEDGFLPVSMSSQGEATIYHYIDEPHSDENLWESEDVVQYGDEEDYADEEEEEEAFEEDEDEEESGAIFGVIPEPDFDELVEQDEKESVVKVSNEFEEDGSGYVGEEEERSEGREDEIHLNQKEDEVLRHWVQVGQMLPTQVGPQRELQLLVPGGEEENGKHTGRGEEDDRMKAAEVEWKDDEGLADLVEDGEVTWYFTWR from the exons ATGAAAACAAAGTGGCATCTCTATATTTTGTGGAGTGTTGTATCACTTGGCCTCCTCAGCTGTGCAGTGGACACTTATGAATCTCCATTTAGCAGACGGAAAAAGGTTTTCAAACTGGGAACGCCAAAATCCAAACCAATCAAACAGTCTCCGACAGGTGACAGAAAATCCTCTCAGAGGTTACCTGCCAGCATTTCTACATTGTCTCACCTCGGAGCCCGAGCCCTGCGCCCAGGGGACCATGAGACAAAGATCCAGTCGGACTTTGCTTACCTCCAAGACGTTTCTGTCACCTGCTCCACGTCTGACTTTGTGGTGCGGGTCAAACCAGCTTTCTACGGTCTGGGCGCAGATGCAGAGGAGCTGAAATTAGGCAGCTCCTGCAAAAGCAACGGGGTCCTCAGGCCATACGGGGACCTGCTTTTCATGTATCCTCTGACAGCGTGCGATGTCGTGCGTGGG GCGCCCCGCGGCTATCTGCTCTACAAATTCGTGCTCCATTATGAGCCGTCGCCAAAGCGTTTCCCAAGCAGAGCGCACAGGATCAATGTCGACATTGAATGCCGTTATCCAAG GAATAATCACGTGTACCAACTGACTGTGCAGCCCACCTGGGAAACTGCTGTTGTGCGTAAAAGGCTGAAAGGAAGTCCATCTGACTTTCAGATGGAGCTGATGGACG ATTCATGGAGCAGACCAGCCCAGTCCCAGGTGTACCAGCTTGGAAAGACCATTAATTTCCAGGTCTTTGCTCCTCATCTCCCAACTGGTGGAAAACTATACATCAATACCTGCTATGCTACGCCATCCAGTGGCTTTAAATCATCTCTCAAATACAGCATCATTGACAATTTTGG CTGCATGCTGGACAGCAAGAGGGACCCAGGGGCCTCCCAGTTCATCTCTCGAACAGACAAGACCCTGAGATTCTCCCTAAAGGCTTTCCAGTTCACCTCTGACCCTGACACGGAG GTCAGTATTCACTGCAGATTATTCGTCACATCTGAGGACCCGGGTCCTGCTCACAAATCATGCACCTACAGAGGGAACAG GTGGACAGCCCTTACTGGGGACGACTCTGTATGTAAATGCTGTGACTCGCAGTGTGTGACCTCTAAAAACCGGAAGGCCATGATGGAAG GCTCTGTCAGCAGCGGGTCGCTGTTGGTCTCTGATCAGCCGTATGCAGCAGAAGACGGCTTTCTACCAGTCAGCATGAGCAGCCAAGGCGAGGCCACCATATATCATTACATCGATGAGCCGCACAGTGATGAGAACCTGTGGGAGAGTGAGGATGTAGTACAGTATGGTGATGAAGAGGACTACgcagatgaggaggaagaggaggaggcgtttgaagaagatgaagatgaagaggaaagTGGAGCAATCTTTGGAGTGATACCAGAGCCTGATTTTGATGAGTTGGTGGAGCAGGATGAGAAAGAGTCTGTAGTGAAGGTTTCAAACGAGTTCGAAGAAGATGGGTCAGGGTATGtaggtgaagaggaggagagatctGAAGGAAGAGAGGATGAGATCCATCTGAATCAGAAGGAAGATGAAGTGTTGCGTCACTGGGTGCAGGTGGGGCAAATGTTACCAACACAAGTCGGCCCACAGAGAGAGTTACAGCTACTGGTAcctggaggggaggaggaaaaTGGGAAGCATACAGGTAGAGGTGAAGAGGATGACAGGATGAAGGCCGCTGAGGTGGAATGGAAGGATGATGAGGGTTTAGCAGATTTAGTAGAGGATGGTGAAGTGACGTGGTATTTCACATGGAGGTAG